A stretch of DNA from Cellulomonas fengjieae:
CGAGGCCGCGCTCGACGGTCGCGAGCTCGTCGAGGACACCGTCGTCCCAGGCGGCGTCGGTGTGGTCGTTGGGCGCCAGCCGGTCCCCCGCGGTCGCCCGCAGCTGCCAGTGCGTGCACGCCTGCTGCAGGCGGGCGTTGAGCGGGAGGAAGGCGCGGTGGACGTCGCGGACCTCGTCGTGACCGCCGATCGCGTCGAGCTCGGCTGCGAGCAGCCGCTCGTCCTGCGCCCGGCCGGACTCGGTCAACGACCAGCCGCTGAGGTCGGCGAAGGTCGCGCGCCCCACCCACCCGCGGGCCTCGGCGTCGAGCAGCGTCTCCTGCGTCTGGGCCGGGTCCAGGGCGAAGCG
This window harbors:
- a CDS encoding transcriptional regulator; translation: MTRDSAPELLALHAVRIVGFADTAALARRFALDPAQTQETLLDAEARGWVGRATFADLSGWSLTESGRAQDERLLAAELDAIGGHDEVRDVHRAFLPLNARLQQACTHWQLRATAGDRLAPNDHTDAAWDDGVLDELATVERGLAPLVDRLARLLTRFDGYAARFARARRRARAGEGRWVDGTDIDSCHRVWFELHEDLIATLGIDRRAALGT